The Oryzihumus leptocrescens sequence ATCGCGGCGCCCCACGCCACGGCCAGGAGCCGGCGGGACCGGCCCAGCCACCACCCCCGCGGCCACAGCACGCTGAGGAAGAACACAGCACCGAGCAGGACGACCGAGCCGGCAAGCGCCCCGAAGTCCGCCACGCCGTGCACCACCCCCAGCGCGACGTCGTCCTGCGCCGCCGCGGCCGGGCGGCCGGCGGGCACCCCGTAGCCGAAGCTGAAGCTGCCCGAGACGGGGTGGCTGTCGTCCGAGACGACGTGCCAGATCACCAGGTAGGCGCCACGGGCCAGGCCCGGGGCGAGCCGCACCGCGACGGTCCGGGTGTCCCCTCCAGGGTGGAAGGCCCGGCCCGAGGTGACACCACGCCCCTGGCCGTCCACCACCTTGACCGACCCCGCACTGATCCCGACCCCCTCGTCGAAGGTGACCGACACCGTCGCGGGCGCGGTGGCGACCTGGCCGCCCTCGGCGGGTGACGTCGACTGCACCGTGGCGTGGGCCGAGGCGGGGCCGGCACCGAGCAGCAGCACGACCAGCGCCGTGACGACGGCCAGGGCGGCGGTGCCTACCCGCTGCACGATCCGGGGGACGGCACCACGCGTCATGACGGACCCGGCAGGGCGACGTCGACCCGGTGACGGATGACCGGCGGCAGGCACGTCGTCCGGCTGCACGCCGCGTAGGTGACCCAGACGAGGGAGGGCCGCCCCGGGGTGACCCGGACCTGCTGGCGCACCGTGACCGGGCCGTCGGGGTAGACCTCCAGCGGCCTGTCCACCCCGCTGACCCGCAGCGACTCCGGCCTCGCATCGGCCACCCCCGCGCCCACCGGCGCCAGCGCGCCACCGACCTCGAGTCGGGTCGGGCGGCCCACCCCGTCGACGCCGTTGGCCGGCAAAGTGGCGCTGTAGAGGTGGAAGCCGGGCTGCTGGGGCGTGAACCGCGCCGTCAGCACCGGCTCACCGCCGCGGCCGACGGACCAGGCGAGCACCACCGTGACGCCGCCCTCGCGGACCGTGCCCACGACGCCGGCGGCCGCGCCGGAGCGGGCCGCTGGCGCGCCGGCCGAGCACCCCGTCACGAGGACGGCCGCGAGCACCGGGACGAGGGAGGCGACCCCTCGCGTCGTCACCACGACCTCAGCAGGACGTCGACCGCCAGGCAGAGGAACAGTGCGCTGAGGTAGCTGATCGACGTGTGGAACACCCGCATCGGGCGCAGCGGGGCCCCGCGGGCCACCTGGCGCCGCAGCAGCTCGACCTCGCGCACGAACACCCCACCGAGTACGACCGCCGCCCCGGCATACAGCAGGCCGGTGTGCGCCACCGGCCAGAGCACAAGGGACGTCGCGACGGTGAGCCAGGTGTAGACCGCCATCCGGTGGACCACCGTCCGGGCCGGCGCCACCACCGGCAGCATCGGGACACCCGCCGCCGCGTAGTCCTCCCGGAACCGGATCGCCAGCGCCCAGAAGTGCGGCGGCGTCCAGAAGAAGACGATGGCGAAGAGCACGAACGGCGCGAGGGCGAGCCGTCCCGTGACCGCGGCCCAGCCGATCAGCGTCGGCATGCAGCCCGCGCTGCCACCCCACACGATGTTCGAGGAGGTGCGGCGCTTGAGGATGACCGTGTAGCCCAGGACGTAGACCACGATCGCCGCGGCCGTGAGCGCCGCCGCCAGCGGCGTGGTGGCCCACCAGAGCAGACCCACCGCCGCCACGGCCAGCGCCGAGCCGAAGGCCACCGCACCCCGGGGGGAGACCCGGCCCCCGTTCAGCGGCCGTCGCGCGGTGCGGTGCATCACGGCGTCGATGTCACGGTCGAGGAAGCAGTTGAGGACGTTCGCGCTGCCGGCCGCGGCCGCCCCACCGATGAGGGTGACCGCGACCAACCCCGTCGGCGGCCACCCGTTCGCGGCCAGGAGCATGGCCGGCAGGGTGGTCACCAGGAGCAGCTCGATGATGCGCGGCTTGGTCAGGGCCAGGTATGCCGCGAGGGTCGCGCGCAGCGCGGCCCACCGGGGCAGGGGGATGGCGGAGCTGGTCACCGGTGACCGCTCCGGGGAGGTGCGCCGCCCACGGCGGCGACGCGCGTCATACCGGCGCCAGCCCAGCCAGCAGCGGCCGCAGCTGGGCGGCCGTCACCGGTCCGACCACGCGCGCGGCCACGCGGCCCTCCGGGTCGACCACCAGGCTGCCCGGCACCGCAGCCGGCAGCCAGGGGGAGAGCCGGGCCAGCAGGGTGCCCCGGTCCACGAGGTGCGGGTAGGCGGACCCGGTCGAGCGCACGGCCGACGCCGCGGCGCTCGGGTCGGCGTCCTCGTCCAACCCGACGAAGCGGACGCCCGAGGCCCGGAGCTGGGCGGCGAGCGCGGCCAGGCCCGGCAGCTCGGTCCGGCAGGGTTCGCACCACGACGCCCACACGTTGAGCACCACCGTGCGTCCCCTCAGGCTCGACAGCGCGAGGGCCGGGCCGGCCAGGGTCTGCCCCTGAAGGGCGGGAAGCGTCCGACGCTGCCCCACGGGGAACACGGTCAGCCCCAACGGGTAGCGGTTGGCGTCCGAGCGACCCGGCGTGGCGCCGGCGGGCGCGGAGTGCCCAGCCGCCTGGGCGGGGACCGTCGCCGCGGCCGGCGTGCTTGCGGCGCACCCGGTGAGGAGCCCCGCGAGCAACCCGGTGAGAGCCAGCACCCCGCAGGCCCACCGTGGCTGCGCGCGCCGGGCCCCCACCGCTACGGCACCACGTGCGGGATGGCCGCCAGGGACGTCGTCGCCGCGGTGATGATCGCCGCCACGGCGACCCACGCCCACCAGTAGCCCACCAACCGCACCTGCCAGCCGTTGGTGGCGTAGCGGCCCATCCGGGCCCGGTTCCAGATGCCGATCCCGATGAAGAGGGTCACCAGGAGGTGGAACGCGTGGTAGCCGGCCAGGGCATACCACGTCGAGGCGTAGGAGCCGTCGGCCACCACGATCCCCGCCGTCCCGAGCTGGTAGGCCTGCAGCACGAGGCCGACCAGCACGAGCAGGGCCGCCAGCAGCAGGCCGAGCTGGAGGCGGCGCGGCCGGTCGGCACCGGTCTCGGCCCAGTAGTAGAAGGCCAGGCTGGCCACCATGACGGCGGCGATGACCCAGCCCAACCCGGCCGGCACGGTATGACCGTGCGGGGGGACCCAGCCGTGCTCGGTGTTGAGGGCACGCAGGTAGAGGTAGCTGAACACCAGCGACAGCAGGAACGCGGCGTCCCCGACGATGAGCAGCAGCACCCCGAGGCGCTGTGTCCTCCCGAGCTCCTCGGGGCTGCCGTGGACGACGATCGGGGCGTGGGTCTCGGCGGTCATCAGTCGCGCCCCTCACCCGTCGGTGCTGCCGTCTCGGGAGGCAGGGCTCCGCTCCCGCCGCCACCCGCCACACCGGCCGGGGTCAGCGCCGGCTCGGCTGCGGGGTGCGCCTCGCGGGACCCGTTCTCGCTGTAGCCGTAGAAGTCCGAGGTGACGACGGGCAGGACGGTGAAGTTCTCCAGCGGCACCGGCGTCGGCACCTGCCACTCCAGCGTCTTGGCCCCCCAGGGGTTGGCCGGGGCGAGCTCACCGTGTCGCCACGAGTGCAGGACGGCGTACAGGAAGATGAGCATGCCGATGCCGATGACGTAGGCGCCGATCGTGGACACCAGGTTCCCCGTCGCGAACATCGCCGCGGGGTCCGAGACGCGACGCGGCTGACCGGCCAGCCCGACGGCGAACATCCCGAGGAACGTCACGTTGAAGCCGAGCTGCGCGGTCCAGAACCCGATGCCGCCCCAGCGCTCGTTGAGCATGCGGCCGGTCATCTTCGGGAACCAGTAGGCCAGGGCCCCCAGCGCTCCGGTCAGGCCGGCGCCCATCAGGGTGTAGTGGAAGTGGGCGGTGACGAACATCGACCCGTGCATGGCCTGGTCCACCGGGACGTCGGAGAGGTAGATGCCGGTGATGCCACCGATGGTGAAGTTCCACAGCAGCGCGTAGACGGCCATCACCGGCAGGCGCATCCACACCGGCCCTCGCCACAGGGTGCCGAGCAGGACCAGGAAGAGCAGACCGGTCGGGATCGAGATGAGCTCGGTGGTCACCATGAACGGTGCGTTCAACGGGGGCGCCCACCCGGCCATGTACATGTGGTGCGCCCAGACGAACAGGCTCAGCCCGACGATGCCGCCGATGCCCAGCACGGCGCCGTTGAAGCTGAACAGCGGCTTGCGGGTGAACACCGGCGTGATCTCGAGCAGCGCGATGATCGCCGGCAGCAGGATCACGTAGACCTCGGGGTGACCCATGAGCCAGAACAGGTTCGAGTACAGCCAGGGGTTGCCCCCGCCCGACGCGACGTAGAAGTTGGCGCCCAGGGAGCGGTCCATGGCGAGCCCGACCATGGCGACCATGAACATCGGGAAGGCGATGAGCCCCAGCGCGACGCTGGTCACGACGCCGAAGACGAAGATCGGGGTGCGGTTCCAGGTCATGCCCCGGGCACGCATCCGGACGGCGGTCGTGGTGATGTTGGCGCCGGCCAGCGCGGTGGAGACGCCGAAGATGACGATGGTCACGAGGAAGGCGTCCATGCCCGGGGGCGCCTGGTCCGACAGCGGGGCGTACGCCGACCACCCGGTCGGGATGCCACCGAGGAAGAACGCCGAGAGCAGGACCGGGACCGCGGCGAAGAGCAGCCAGTAGCTCAGGGCGTTCAGCCGCGGGAAGGCCATGTCCCTGGCCCCGATCATGATCGGGAGGATGAAGTTCCCGAACGGCCCGCTGACCATGATGATCGTCGCGATGATCATGATGATGCCGTGCAGCCCGACCAGCTCGTTGTAGGCGAGCGGCCCCACGATCTCGGAGTTGGGGCGCGCGAGGTTGGTGCGGATGAGCATGGCCAGGGTCCCGCCGACGGCGAAGAGCGCCATCGTCGTGACGAGGTACTGCATCCCGACGACCTTGTGGTCGGTCGTGAACCGGAAGTAGCGCCATACCCCCTCGTCCTTGCCCGCGAGGAACTCCTCGTCCTCGTGCGACAGGTCACGGCCGAGCAGCCACCGGAACGGCCCCACGAACGCGCCCACCCCGACCAGGAACCCGATGGCCCAGCAGATCAGGGTGATCAGGGTGACGGCGTCGGTCTTGTGGTTGCCCTCCTGCGGCGAGGGCAGCAGGGCGTTGGAGACCAGCCACCCCACGAACGCCAGCACGACGCCGACCACCACGCCGGTGACGACGCTGAGGCGGCGCATCAGGCCACCCCCGGTGCCCGGGACCGGTGCCGCGACGGGTCCTTGCGTGGTCATCGTGGCCATGACGTCCCCTTCCGTGTGGGTCGCCTCATGACGCCGCCTTCTGCGCGGTCCGCAGCCAGGCGGCGAAGTCGTTGCTGCTCAACACGTGCACCGGAGTCTGCATGTACGAGTGGTAGAGCCCGCACAGCTCGGCGCACCGGATGGTGAAGGTGCCGGTCCGGTCGGGCGTCACGTTCGCGGTGGTCGTCACGCCCGGGTTGGCGTCGATCTTGACGCCCATCTCGACGATCCAGAACGAGTGGATGACGTCCTTGGACGTGACGTGGAACAGCACCGGCTGGTTGGCCGGGAGGTAGAGCTGGTCCGAGACCTGGTGACCGGTGCCCGGGTACTCGAACGTCCACGTCCACTGCTGGCCCGTGACGTCGACCACCAGTGGGGGCCGCGTGGCGGTGCTGGCCACGCTGGCCGGCGGGGCCAGCACGACCAGACCCCAGATCAGGAGGAACAGGCACAGCGCGGTGGAGGTCACGAGCCAGGTGGCAAGGACCTTGTTGTTGCCCCGGATCGGCGGTGCGTCCTCTGCCGGCGGCCCTTTGCCCGGATAGCGCCACACCAGGAGGCTGTAGGTCAGGATGGCCCAGACCATCGCCGCCACCGGCGCGGAGGCGAGGCTGAACGACGTCACGGTCGACTCGATCTCCCGCATCGTCGGTGACGCCGGAGGGCCCATCACCCGCGCAGGGACGAAGAGGGCGAACAGCAGCAGGAGCACCGTGTAGACCAGCCAGAGCACCAGGATCGGCAGGACGGGTGGGCGGCGCCACGCCGGCCTGCCGGTTGGTGCCGGGGTCCGGGGTGGCTCGGCGCCGACGGGCGTCTCGGTTGCGGTCATCGTGTCCTGCCCCTCACTCTCCCGCCGCCGCTGCCGTCGCGGCCGTCCCGGTCACCGTGACGGTGCCCTCCATGTAGGTCTGCGTCGACATGGGGCCGCCGAACTTCGCGTAGTAGCCGTCACCGCAGGGGTACTCGCACTGGAACACGTAGTTGCCAGGTCCCTTCGTGATGAAGGAGAAGGTGACCGTGTGCGGCTTGGGGTAGCCGTTGGCCAGGGCAGGGGCGTCGTCCGCCACCGCCGGCAGGGGCACCGAGACGAACAGCGGGTCCTGGTTGGTCACCAGGCTGTGCAGCGTGAACGTGTGCCCGATGTGCGCCGGGTCGACCGCGTTGACCGTCTTGCCGTCCACGGTCATCGTGTTGCCGACCGTGCCGTGCACCTGGGCGAAGTACGGGTTGGTGATCTTCTCGCCGGTGTCGTACTGCTGGATCGTGACCGTCACCAGGCTGTGCGCGGGGACGGACAGGTTGGTCGTCGGGCCGTAGGTCACCCAGCCCGGCTGGGCCCCGCCGTCCTTGCCGTGCGGTCCAGCCATGCTGTCCGGCCACGTCTGGAGGGTCAGGAAGGCGTGGGGAAGGCTCCCCTCAGGGGTGCTGGCGACGCCCTGGACGCTCGCCCGCAGCTGTCGAGGGGGCGGGGCGGAATGGGCCAGCGACGTGCCGACCACCCCCACGGCGACGACTCCGCCGAGGACGGTTGCTGAGGCACCTATGAGCATACGCATCCGTCTGACCTCACCTCCGGGCTGTACCCGGCGACCCCGCTGACGCGGAGGACCCACCCCGACGCGGTCGTTGATCCGAGCGTCGACCCGGCGCAGGTTGTGGGCGAAGGGACCTTTGGCAGGGGTTCGGCCGAGGCGGACGCTCGCCCCGGGAGCGGTTCGTCCGGTGCCTTGGTCCCGGATCGCCGCCCGCGAGCAGACCTACCATCCGAGACGTGAAGGAAGTCCTCGATTTCCTCAGCAGGTGGGACCTGGCGCTCGTCCCGGCGGTGGCGGTGCTCGCGGCGGCGACGTCCTACCTGTGGGCCGTGCGCCGGCTGGCCCACCGGCAGCCGGAACCGCCCTGGCCGCGCTGGCGCACCTCGTCCTTCCTGACGGGGCTCGCGCTCCTGGCGTTTGTGGTGATGGGCCCGGTCGGCGCCTTCGACGACGAGTTGTTCTGGGCCCACATGGTCCAGCACATCGCCATCATGATGCTGGTCGCGCCGCTCCTGCTCCTGGGCGCACCGGTGCTGCTGGCCCTGCGGACCTCCGGGCGGGCCACCCGGCGCCGCCTGCTCGTCCCCGCGCTGCGCAGCCGCCCCGTGCGGCTGCTCACCAACCCGGTCCTGACCTGGGTGCTGTTCGCCGGGGCGCTGATCGGCACGCACTTCACGCCGTTCTACAACTACGCGGTGACCCACCCGGTGGTGCATGACTACGTCGAGCACCCGCTGTACCTCGGCGTGGCCCTGCTCTACTTCTACCCGCTCATCGGGGCGAACCCGGTCCCGCACGGTCCGTCGCCCCTGGCCAAGGTGGCCTCGCTGGTGCTCATGATGGGCCCGGAGGCCATGACCGGGTTCTTCATCTACACCGCCCGCGGCGTGCTCTACCCCGCGTATGCCGTGTCCCCGCGGCCGTTCGGCCTGGACGCCTTGAGCGACCAGCAGCTCGGCGGCGGCCTGATGTGGTGCTCCGGCATGGTGATCGGCGCGCTCTGGATCGCGGTCGCGATACAGGCGTGGCTGCGCGCGGAGGCTCGCAAGGGGCGGCGCATCGACCGCCAGATCGCGGCCGGGCTGACCGGGCCGGCCGCCTCGTGAGCCGGGCGGAGCGGGCCGGCATCCCCGGGCCCGAGGCGGCGAGGGCGGTCGGGGAGCGGCGGCGCGTCCGGCGCCTCAACGTCCTGGCCGCGGTCGCCATCCCGGCATGCCTTGCGGCGGCTGTCTTCGAGCTGGGACGCGCGCTCGCTGGCAACGAGCTCAGCTGGGTGTACGCGTTCGAGTGGCCGCTCTTCGCCGCGTTCGGCGTGTACATGTGGCGAAAGCTGGTCCACGAGCAGACCCCCGGACACCAGGTGCGCACCGGCCGGGCATCGGGCCGGCAGCCCCGCCACCCGGACCCCGGTGCCGGAGCGGACCCGCAGCTGGCCGCGTGGCAGGAGTACCTCGCGCGGCTGCACGCGCAGGAGCCGCCCGGCGGCCCGCCCGGTGGTGCGTGATGCCCCCGCGCAGCCCGTTCCGCCCCGACCGGCCGCAGCTGGTGCTGGCGCTCGCCACCGTCCTGGCGTATGCCGTGGGCTACCCCCTCGCGCTCGTCGCCGGCTCGCCGTTCGGCTGGGTGCTCGTGACGCTCGGCGGCTTCCTGCTGCTGGCGTTCGGGGTCGTGACCATCCAGCGGATCCACCGCAGCGGCCCCTGAGGTCCG is a genomic window containing:
- the coxB gene encoding cytochrome c oxidase subunit II, translated to MTATETPVGAEPPRTPAPTGRPAWRRPPVLPILVLWLVYTVLLLLFALFVPARVMGPPASPTMREIESTVTSFSLASAPVAAMVWAILTYSLLVWRYPGKGPPAEDAPPIRGNNKVLATWLVTSTALCLFLLIWGLVVLAPPASVASTATRPPLVVDVTGQQWTWTFEYPGTGHQVSDQLYLPANQPVLFHVTSKDVIHSFWIVEMGVKIDANPGVTTTANVTPDRTGTFTIRCAELCGLYHSYMQTPVHVLSSNDFAAWLRTAQKAAS
- a CDS encoding cytochrome c oxidase subunit 3; this encodes MTAETHAPIVVHGSPEELGRTQRLGVLLLIVGDAAFLLSLVFSYLYLRALNTEHGWVPPHGHTVPAGLGWVIAAVMVASLAFYYWAETGADRPRRLQLGLLLAALLVLVGLVLQAYQLGTAGIVVADGSYASTWYALAGYHAFHLLVTLFIGIGIWNRARMGRYATNGWQVRLVGYWWAWVAVAAIITAATTSLAAIPHVVP
- a CDS encoding cytochrome c oxidase assembly protein, producing MKEVLDFLSRWDLALVPAVAVLAAATSYLWAVRRLAHRQPEPPWPRWRTSSFLTGLALLAFVVMGPVGAFDDELFWAHMVQHIAIMMLVAPLLLLGAPVLLALRTSGRATRRRLLVPALRSRPVRLLTNPVLTWVLFAGALIGTHFTPFYNYAVTHPVVHDYVEHPLYLGVALLYFYPLIGANPVPHGPSPLAKVASLVLMMGPEAMTGFFIYTARGVLYPAYAVSPRPFGLDALSDQQLGGGLMWCSGMVIGALWIAVAIQAWLRAEARKGRRIDRQIAAGLTGPAAS
- a CDS encoding heme o synthase codes for the protein MTSSAIPLPRWAALRATLAAYLALTKPRIIELLLVTTLPAMLLAANGWPPTGLVAVTLIGGAAAAGSANVLNCFLDRDIDAVMHRTARRPLNGGRVSPRGAVAFGSALAVAAVGLLWWATTPLAAALTAAAIVVYVLGYTVILKRRTSSNIVWGGSAGCMPTLIGWAAVTGRLALAPFVLFAIVFFWTPPHFWALAIRFREDYAAAGVPMLPVVAPARTVVHRMAVYTWLTVATSLVLWPVAHTGLLYAGAAVVLGGVFVREVELLRRQVARGAPLRPMRVFHTSISYLSALFLCLAVDVLLRSW
- a CDS encoding TlpA family protein disulfide reductase, yielding MLALTGLLAGLLTGCAASTPAAATVPAQAAGHSAPAGATPGRSDANRYPLGLTVFPVGQRRTLPALQGQTLAGPALALSSLRGRTVVLNVWASWCEPCRTELPGLAALAAQLRASGVRFVGLDEDADPSAAASAVRSTGSAYPHLVDRGTLLARLSPWLPAAVPGSLVVDPEGRVAARVVGPVTAAQLRPLLAGLAPV
- a CDS encoding cytochrome c oxidase subunit I, translating into MATMTTQGPVAAPVPGTGGGLMRRLSVVTGVVVGVVLAFVGWLVSNALLPSPQEGNHKTDAVTLITLICWAIGFLVGVGAFVGPFRWLLGRDLSHEDEEFLAGKDEGVWRYFRFTTDHKVVGMQYLVTTMALFAVGGTLAMLIRTNLARPNSEIVGPLAYNELVGLHGIIMIIATIIMVSGPFGNFILPIMIGARDMAFPRLNALSYWLLFAAVPVLLSAFFLGGIPTGWSAYAPLSDQAPPGMDAFLVTIVIFGVSTALAGANITTTAVRMRARGMTWNRTPIFVFGVVTSVALGLIAFPMFMVAMVGLAMDRSLGANFYVASGGGNPWLYSNLFWLMGHPEVYVILLPAIIALLEITPVFTRKPLFSFNGAVLGIGGIVGLSLFVWAHHMYMAGWAPPLNAPFMVTTELISIPTGLLFLVLLGTLWRGPVWMRLPVMAVYALLWNFTIGGITGIYLSDVPVDQAMHGSMFVTAHFHYTLMGAGLTGALGALAYWFPKMTGRMLNERWGGIGFWTAQLGFNVTFLGMFAVGLAGQPRRVSDPAAMFATGNLVSTIGAYVIGIGMLIFLYAVLHSWRHGELAPANPWGAKTLEWQVPTPVPLENFTVLPVVTSDFYGYSENGSREAHPAAEPALTPAGVAGGGGSGALPPETAAPTGEGRD